In Paenibacillus hexagrammi, the following are encoded in one genomic region:
- a CDS encoding helix-turn-helix domain-containing protein: protein MSHPYRPLHAPQLQPQLHFHSHNFREFAPSRRLASHVAAYWTVDLLPVPGNPGHRVIPDGCVDIIVDLFASSSRQAAYVVGLTTQVEVLQFSKARSVWGIRLYSESARTILKSPISTLTANRVFLEDLWGQEALDWVEKLLIAQSLPDRIEIVEQQLGQILATTEASAPTLVYQSMQYIYEVKGNLSVTDLADKVNFSERHLRRAFELELGLSPKEMLGIVRFQSVLEELYSGDYFSLTDLALQHGYYDQSHFAGVFKRYYGLPLKQLTKQE from the coding sequence ATGAGCCATCCTTACCGACCCTTGCATGCTCCGCAATTGCAGCCGCAGTTGCATTTCCACTCCCACAATTTCCGGGAGTTTGCGCCGAGCCGTCGCCTGGCGTCGCATGTAGCTGCCTATTGGACGGTGGATCTCCTGCCAGTACCGGGAAATCCGGGGCATCGAGTCATCCCCGATGGCTGTGTCGATATTATAGTGGACTTGTTCGCTTCATCAAGCAGGCAGGCCGCTTATGTCGTAGGGCTAACGACGCAGGTCGAAGTTTTGCAGTTTTCAAAAGCACGATCGGTATGGGGCATCCGGCTGTATTCGGAGTCGGCTCGCACGATCCTGAAGTCTCCAATATCGACATTAACGGCAAATCGTGTGTTTTTGGAGGATCTCTGGGGACAAGAGGCTCTCGATTGGGTCGAAAAGCTGCTGATTGCCCAATCGTTACCAGACAGGATCGAGATCGTCGAGCAGCAATTGGGCCAAATACTGGCTACGACCGAGGCATCTGCTCCCACTTTGGTCTACCAGAGCATGCAGTATATATACGAGGTCAAAGGTAATCTTTCCGTTACGGATTTGGCGGATAAAGTGAACTTCAGCGAGAGGCATCTGCGAAGGGCCTTTGAACTGGAGCTTGGCCTTAGCCCGAAGGAAATGCTCGGCATCGTCCGCTTTCAAAGCGTGCTTGAGGAATTGTACAGCGGAGACTATTTCAGCTTGACGGATTTGGCGCTTCAACACGGGTACTACGATCAGTCGCACTTCGCTGGCGTTTTTAAGCGATATTACGGACTTCCACTCAAACAGCTGACTAAGCAGGAGTGA
- a CDS encoding VOC family protein has protein sequence MTVKLKRVAIYVEEMKRALDFYRVLGLAIPDGADEAHHVDVEQEGIVFAFDMVESVKSVFEGWEDPIGYRTELAFQFSSNEALDDVYRQLTALGYDGFFEPRDTPWGERYAIIKDPDNNLISLVA, from the coding sequence ATGACGGTAAAGTTGAAACGAGTCGCGATTTATGTAGAAGAGATGAAGAGGGCGTTGGATTTTTATCGCGTGCTGGGGCTGGCTATTCCGGACGGCGCCGACGAAGCGCATCACGTAGACGTGGAGCAAGAAGGAATTGTGTTTGCATTCGATATGGTGGAATCAGTAAAGAGTGTTTTTGAAGGCTGGGAAGATCCTATCGGCTACCGGACCGAGCTCGCCTTTCAGTTCTCCAGCAACGAAGCGCTGGACGACGTGTACCGTCAGTTGACGGCGCTTGGGTATGACGGCTTCTTCGAGCCGCGAGATACACCTTGGGGAGAGCGATATGCGATTATAAAGGACCCCGATAACAATTTAATCAGTCTCGTCGCCTAG